A section of the Opitutaceae bacterium genome encodes:
- a CDS encoding 3-ketoacyl-ACP reductase, producing the protein MSKKFALVTGASRGIGRGIAIELAKAGCSVAINYAGNAEAANEALGLVRAAGGDGFIVQGDVAVAADRSRLVAETVKRFGRLDLLVNNAGVAPKVRADLLDAGEESFDRLFSINLKGPYFLTQLVAKQFLSQAPDENGFRGRIVNITSISVYTASINRGDYCMVKAGLAMMTKLFADRLANDGINVYEIRPGVIATDMTGGVKEKYDKLILQDERGITPIRRWGRPEDVGLAVRAIAEDRFPFSTGAVFDVDGGFGLQRL; encoded by the coding sequence ATGTCGAAGAAGTTTGCCCTCGTCACCGGAGCGTCCCGTGGAATCGGCCGCGGCATCGCCATTGAACTCGCCAAGGCCGGCTGCAGCGTGGCCATCAATTATGCCGGCAATGCTGAGGCTGCGAACGAGGCGCTCGGCCTGGTGCGCGCTGCGGGCGGGGACGGCTTCATTGTGCAGGGCGACGTCGCGGTGGCCGCGGACCGCAGCCGGCTGGTCGCCGAGACGGTGAAGCGGTTTGGCAGGCTCGACCTGCTCGTGAACAATGCGGGGGTTGCACCGAAGGTGCGCGCCGATCTGCTTGATGCGGGCGAGGAGAGTTTCGACCGCCTGTTCTCGATCAATCTGAAGGGGCCGTATTTTCTCACGCAGCTCGTTGCGAAACAGTTTCTCTCGCAGGCTCCGGATGAAAACGGTTTCCGCGGGCGCATCGTGAACATCACCTCGATCTCCGTCTACACGGCGTCGATCAACCGCGGGGACTACTGCATGGTCAAGGCGGGGCTCGCGATGATGACAAAACTCTTTGCCGACCGCCTCGCAAACGACGGCATCAATGTCTATGAAATCCGCCCCGGTGTGATCGCCACGGACATGACCGGCGGCGTGAAGGAGAAGTACGACAAGTTGATCCTGCAGGATGAGCGCGGCATCACGCCGATCCGCCGCTGGGGGCGTCCGGAGGACGTGGGGCTGGCGGTGCGCGCGATCGCCGAGGACCGGTTTCCGTTCTCGACCGGAGCGGTTTTCGATGTCGACGGCGGATTCGGCCTGCAGCGGCTCTAG